A section of the Labrus mixtus chromosome 15, fLabMix1.1, whole genome shotgun sequence genome encodes:
- the dffb gene encoding DNA fragmentation factor subunit beta — MFRLFGKSKPVKIRSCNDNRKYGVAAQGLRELLKKGCKLLQLPLPGAHVCLYVDGTKVTEDFFWTLPDNIELVLLSEDQTWSGVVCDIGQLLNTDRHADGLIEAAKGLLSDEESPKRRKILTDLLQNLEDRSELEGREEDEDWFKGVDSRFKTKSAYMKFNCESRIRGYLKEVDDATKTIQKAKVRAEFEKASNCLVEMLKTAKYNGCYFDRTEKEPHRLCTLEGWFTCQGSFDQDVCPSLHSINPYGSRESRIIFSTWNLDHRIEKKRSVIPALLEALHNHKSTDVNLNYFYGLLFTRENLKLVHIVCHKKGAHNLLCDTKKILKPASKTEQAKQKAKGKKRHLV; from the exons ATGTTTCGACTCTTTGGCAAAAGTAAACCCGTGAAAATAAGAAGTTGCAATGATAACAGAAAATACGGTGTCGCAGCACAAGGCTTGAGAGAGTTGCTTAAAAAAGGCTGCAAGTTATTACAG TTGCCACTTCCCGGTGCACATGTTTGCTTGTATGTTGATGGGACAAAAGTGACAGAGGATTTCTTCTGGACTCTTCCAGACAACATTGAACTTGTTCTTCTCTCTGAAGATCAGACATGGAGTGGAG TTGTGTGTGACATTGGTCAGTTACTCAACACAGACCGGCATGCTGACGGCCTCATTGAAGCTGCGAAAGGACTCCTGTCTGATGAGGAGTCTCCAAAAAGGCGTAAAATCCTGACTGACCTGCTGCAGAACCTGGAGGACAGATCTGAGCTGGAGGGcagggaggaagatgaagacTGGTTCAAAG GTGTTGATTCCAGATTCAAGACCAAGTCTGCCTACATGAAGTTCAACTGTGAAAGCAGAATACGAGGCTACTTGAAAGAA GTGGATGATGCCACAAAAACCATCCAGAAGGCAAAAGTCAGAGCTGAGTTTGAGAAAGCATCCAACTGCCTGGTGGAAATGTTGAAGACCGCAAAATACAACGGCTGCTACTTTGACAGGACTGAAAAGGAGCCACATCGCCTCTGCACTCTGGAGGGATGGTTCACCTGCCAG GGATCGTTTGACCAGGACGTGTGCCCGTCTCTCCACTCGATCAACCCTTACGGGAGCCGGGAGAGCAGGATCATCTTTAGCACCTGGAATCTGGACCACAG GATTGAGAAGAAGAGGTCGGTCATTCCCGCTCTGCTGGAAGCTCTACACAATCACAAGAGCACAGATGTCAACCTGAACTACTTCTACGGCTTGCTGTTCACCAGGGAGAACCTCAAACTGGTTCACATCGTGTGCCACAAGAAAGGAGCGCACAACCTGCTGTGCGACAccaaaaagattttaaaaccagCCAGTAAAACAGAGCAGGCAAAACAGAAAGCCAAAGGGAAGAAGAGGCACctggtgtga